In one Parambassis ranga chromosome 6, fParRan2.1, whole genome shotgun sequence genomic region, the following are encoded:
- the mrpl58 gene encoding large ribosomal subunit protein mL62, with the protein MAASMARCSYLFCRKINVIGTQETLKTAVLRHINTSTFSYGTRRGDSAQENQWDIPVERLTVSYSRSSGPGGQHVNKASTKAEVRFHVQTADWIPEDVRQKILEKNKTRINKAGELLVTSELSRSQQRNLADCVQKISAIIAEASEKPPEPTQEDVALRAARLARRDKERLKQKKIHAATKHSRRVDFD; encoded by the exons ATGGCGGCATCCATGGCTCGATGTTCTTATTTGTTTTGTCGCAAAATAAACGTGATTGGGACGCAAGAGACATTAAAGACTGCGGTATTAAGACATATCAACACATCGACCTTTAGCTACGGGACCCGGAGGGGAGACAGCGCACAG GAGAATCAATGGGACATTCCAGTAG AGCGGCTGACGGTTTCTTACAGCAGAAGCAGTGGTCCTGGTGGTCAGCATGTCAACAAAG CCAGCACCAAAGCGGAAGTCAGATTCCACGTCCAGACAGCAGACTGGATCCCAGAAGATGTTCGACAAAAAATTCTAGAAAag AACAAAACCCGCATCAATAAGGCAGGGGAGCTGCTGGTGacctcagagctgagcaggagTCAACAAAGGAACCTGGCTGACTGTGTACAGAAGATATCTGCCATCATAGCAGAGGCCAGTGAAAAGCCCCCTGAACCCACACAGGAGGACGTGGCCCTGAGGGCGGCCAG GTTGGCAAGGAGGGACAAGGAGAGACTCAAACAGAAGAAGATCCATGCAGCTACCAAGCACAGCAGAAGAGTGGACTTTGACTAA
- the LOC114437771 gene encoding cerebellar degeneration-related protein 2-like produces the protein MLSSGGMEDFVTEEEEPWYDQQDLEQDLHLAAELGKTLLERNKELEDSLQQMYITNEEQVQEIEYLSKQLEVLRDMNEQHAKVYEQLDGTARELESTNHNLVTDSKASQHKIERLTGTIETLQKQVESLSGQVEQLRSMEQLRVKREKRERRKTIHSFPCLRELCTAPRYEDEFVVGRAESFTVEAKRPPFEEENQHLREAVSALRAAVRTERGRREGVERECNLLIAEFSRLQTRVQDAESCQARVHELEVELQELQQLRRARTFLLSGEDDGVALTQTVLSITPETDTFLEIESGETGGGVREETEGGGGVGGEALPESSPVRKSCSDTALNAIVARDASGRRRGSYALHANSVRKRGMSILREVDEQYHALLEKYEELLGKCRRHEESLCHAGVQTSRPVSRDPSMKDCAMGPTPAPPPTPTQSPSTPEAIESISKQVEAVDKRLGQNTPEYKALFKEIFSRIQKTKMDIKATKAAKASKSGKSGKSSKH, from the exons ATGCTAAGCTCAGGGGGGATGGAGGACTTTGTAACCGAGGAGGAAGAGCCGTGGTACGACCAGCAGGACCTGGAGCAGG ATCTGCACTTGGCTGCAGAGCTCGGGAAGACTCTGTTGGAGAGAAACAAGGAGCTGGAGGACTCCCTGCAGCAGATGTACATCACCAATGAAGAGCAAGTCCAAGAAATCGAG TATTtgtccaaacagctggaggtgCTGCGGGACATGAACGAGCAGCATGCCAAAGTGTACGAGCAGCTGGACGGCACAGCCCGAGAGCTGGAGAGCACCAACCACAACCTGGTGACGGACAGCAAGGCCTCGCAGCACAAGATCGAGAG GCTGACGGGGACTATTGAGACCTTGCAGAAACAGGTGGAGTCTCTGTCAGGCCAGGTGGAGCAGCTTCGCTCCATGGAGCAGCTCCGAGTcaagagggagaagagggagcGGCGCAAGACCATCCACTCGTTCCCGTGCCTGAGGGAGCTGTGCACGGCGCCCAG GTACGAGGATGAGTTTGTAGTCGGCAGGGCGGAGAGCTTCACGGTGGAGGCCAAGCGTCCGCCTTTTGAAGAGGAGAACCAGCACCTGAGGGAGGCAGTGTCGGCTCTGCGGGCAGCAGTACGGACCGAGAGAGGTCGTAGAGAAGGGGTGGAGAGGGAGTGCAACCTCCTGATAGCAGAGTTCTCCCGGCTGCAGACCCGGGTGCAG GATGCTGAGAGCTGCCAGGCCCGGGTGcatgagctggaggtggagctgcaggagctgcagcagctacgCCGCGCCAGGACCTTCCTGCTGAGTGGCGAGGACGACGGCGTGGCTCTCACCCAGACTGTCCTCAGCATCACCCCAGAGACCGACACTTTCCTGGAGATAGAGTCCGGGGAGACGGGAGGAGGCGTGAGGGAGGAGactgaaggtggaggaggcgtTGGAGGCGAGGCCTTACCCGAGTCCAGCCCCGTGAGGAAAAGCTGCAGTGACACGGCACTCAACGCCATCGTGGCGCGAGATGCGTCCGGCCGGCGTAGAGGCAGCTACGCTCTGCACGCCAACAGCGTGAGGAAGAGGGGCATGTCCATCCTCAGGGAGGTGGATGAGCAGTACCACGCCCTGCTGGAGAAATACGAGGAGTTGTTGGGGAAGTGTCGGCGCCACGAGGAGAGCCTGTGCCACGCCGGCGTCCAGACCTCGCGGCCCGTCTCCCGCGACCCGTCCATGAAAGACTGCGCCATGGGACCCACCCCTGCccctccacccacccccacACAGTCCCCCTCCACCCCTGAAGCCATTGAGAGCATCAGCAAGCAGGTGGAGGCGGTGGATAAGCGCCTGGGGCAGAACACACCAGAGTACAAAGCCCTTTTTAAAGAGATCTTCTCTCGTATCCAGAAAACCAAGATGGACATCAAAGCTACCAAAGCTGCTAAAGCTAGCAAGTCCGGCAAATCCGGCAAATCCAGTAAACACTAA